ATAGATCCTCCAAGCACCATGGCGCGCTTGGTAGAGGCCCGCACACAGCGCCATCAGCAGTAACGCCATGGCTGGCAGCCGAACAACAGGCGATGCCCTATTGGCCGCTATCCCGAGCAGTGTGATAAAGCACACCACGCCAATGAAAAAATAGCGCCCATGCAACCAGCCTGAAATAAGCTTATGGGTATCTCCCAGCGCGCCAAGACTCTGAATGATGGGAACGAAAATCCAGACCAGCGCGAGCACGATTACGGTGATTTTTTCCTTCGCTTCCCGATAACTCGCCACCAGCGCGAATGCTGCAATCGACAGGAGCACAGCATACGCCAATGCCAGAGCGGCGCCGCTTTGCAGCCAGTGCAGAAAGAAAACGAGGAACTCAGTCAGGCCTCCAGAAAAAATCGGTGAAGCGACTGTCTGCAGAAGCCATGGCGCGGTCACGGTCAGCGCAGTCGGAGAAAGTAAGCGATCGGGGTGTGGATGCAGGACGATGATGGTCACCTGGATCGCGGTACCGACAGCCAGTATGAGCCCAAGGCGGAAATGGATCGCCGATCGGAAGAAGGTCCCCTTTATCAGGAACAGCGGTGCCATGATTGCCGATGGCACTCCACTGAGCGCGCAAGTAGCCACCCACGCATATAGAAGTGCTTTCCGAATGCCTCGCAAATTAACCCATGAGGCGATACCGATGAACAGCAAGGACAATGCGCAGAGCCACTGAACGTTGGTGGTGTTGAGATAGACCTCGTAACCCTGAGCGCATAGTGCAAAGATGGCAACGGCCATCGCAGTTGTGGTCAGCGGCCAACCATTGTCGATTGAGAACCGGCTGAAAAGAATGATGCACCACAACGCAACAAGCAGGCTGCTATAGGTCGTGACATGTGCGGCCCACTCTGTCGGCACCAAGGTTGCGACATAACAGATCAGGTTGGTGATGAGCTGATAGTTGCCCCTCATGACAAGGGTCAGGGGCGAAGTGCCGTTTTGCAGTGTGCTGTAATAAAACTGTCCCTCTTCCGCCCAGAAACGAGGGTGGAGGAAAAGATTCGGCGATCGCCACAGCAGCAATCCAATGAAGAGTATTCCGAGCAGGAGCGTCCTGTGCTCATCCAGCCTTGGCTTCGGTTTCTCAGCGCCGGCAGTGGTCGCGTCAAGGTGCATTGCTTATTCGCAAAGAAGAAGGAGGGGGATTATAAGCATGGCTAGTCGCACCACGACTTCCATCATCAGGGTCAGCGCGGTCCAGGCAGCCAGGTCAGCAAAAGCGTGAGCCGCTCCGGTTTCGGTGTCTCGCCCTGCGCTACGTTTCAGCACGGCGAGCGCGTCAATCTGTGGTGGCGGATTCTTCCTGTGGTCTATCTGTGGTGAAGTATGAATGTCCACTCGGAACTGATGGGCCATGGCTGGACCGCGCATGGACGGCGACCCTTGCACGCGGCAACTTCGCTGCTCCACGATGGGCCGTATAGCATGGTTGCTTCCCACCCGCCGTGATCCATTTGATAGATGCCGGCGCAGAGCATCATTACCAACAGTGCGGAGGCCGTCCGCCGGGCAATGGACGGCGCCTTTTCTGCCGTGATCCCGAGCAACATGACGAAACACACCGCACCGATGAAGAAGTAGCGTCCATTTTTCCAGCCGGAAACGAGTTCATCGGAGTTGCCTAATACACCAAAAATCTGGATGCTGGGAACAAAAATCCATACCACCGCTAGTACGACTGCGACCGCTTTCTCTTTCGCTCTCCGATAACTTGTCGCCAGTGTAAATGCCGCGATAGACGACAGTACGATATACGCCAATGCTACGGCGTACGGGTTTTTCAGCCCTTTCAGGAAAGCAAGGAGGTATTCAGTCCCTTCCGCCGTGAAAAGCGGTGACGCAACGGTCTGCAGAAGCCAAGGTGCTGTCATCAACAGCATTGTCGGAGAGAACAATCGGTCCGTGTGCGGGTGCAGGGCGATAATGATCGCCTGAATTGCGGTGCCGGCTGCCAGCACGAGTCCGAAGCGCAAATGGGCAGTCGACCGGAAGATGGTCCCTCTGACCAGAAACACTGGCGTCATGATCGATGAAGGAACCCCACTGAGCGCGCAGACAGCTACCCATGCATAGAGGAGCGTACCGCGAGGGCCTCGCAGGGTATTCCAGTGCCCAATGCAGATAAAGAGCAGGGACCACGCGCAGAGCCACTGACTGTTGGTGCCGCTGAGATAGATTTCATAACCCGGAGCGAGCAAGGCAAGGATCGCAACGATCGTTGCGGATCGAGTCAGCGGCCAACCGCTTTCGACCGAGAACCTGCTGAATAGGATGATGCACCACAGCGCAACAAGCAGGCTGCAATAGGTCGTGACATGCGCGGCCCATTCTGCTGGTACCAGGGTTGCGAGATAACCGATCAGATTGGTAATGAGCTGATAATTGCCCCTGATAATAAGGGTGAAAGGTGAGGCGCCGTTTTGCAGTGCGTTGTAATAAAACCGGCCTTCTTCCGCCCAGAGACGGGGATGGATTAGAAGATCGGGCGATCTCCATAGCATCAATCCAACAAAGAGTGCCGTGAGTGCGAGGGCTCGGTGAACCTGTTTCAGCTCCGATGGGCCGGTGTCAATGGCGGTGGCGCTACGATACATTATTAATCGATGCGGACAAGAGGTGAGCGGTCCACAAATCCGTCCCGATTTAGAAGTGCGATCAACGCGGGTGTCCACAGAATCCAGAGCAGTCAGAACTGAAATTGAATTGCTGAGTTCGACGTCTCAATGGGGTGGCGAAATGGTTTTGCGCGGCACGTCTCAAGTGCGGCTGCAGTTCGTACTTGAACGGTGCGGACAGCTGTGGGGCCCTCGCGGGGTGCGAGCATAATGCACGTCCCTGCGCATCCGCACATGTCGGGAACGGCATGATATCGCTGAACATTCCGGCTGCGTCCAATTTTTTGGTGCGACCCGTTTAAAGCATCCCGGCGGCGTGCGCTGAGACGGCCGCGAGGTTCGGGGCCCGGACGCCGCACCCCATCAATGTACCAACTGATTGATCTCAATAATCGGCATCAGCACCGCCAGCACGATCAGCAGCACCACCACGCCCATCGTCAGGATCAGCGCGGGCTCGAGCAGCCCGGTCAGGAACAGCGTGCGCCGCTCCAGCTCCTGCGCCTCGCCCTGCGCCGCGCGTTCCAGCATGGCCGGCAGGTTGCCGGTCGCCTCGCCCGAGCGGATCAGGTGCACCAGCACCGGCGGAAACTGGTTCTGTGCCGCCAGCGCCCGCGCCAGTGACGTGCCTTCCCGCACGCGCGTGGCCGCATCCTCGACGTTGGCCTTGAGCGCGACGTTATTGAGCGTCTCCCCGGCCGCCTGCAGGCCGCGCAGGATCGGCACGCCGGCGCTGCTCAGGATGGCCAGCGTGCTGGCAAAGCGCGCGGTGTTGTAGCCGCGGATCAGCTTGCCGAACAGCGGCGCGGTCAACTGCCAGCGATGCCACGACAACTGCAGCGCCGGTTGCTGGAGCAGCTTGCGCACCAGCAGCCCCAGCGCCACCAGCACGATCGCCGCCAGCCAGCCCCAGTTGCGCACGAAATCCGACAGCCACAGCATGATGATGGTGAGCGTCGGCAGCTTCTGCTTGGTGTTGGCGAACACGCTCACCACCTGCGGCACCACGTACGACAGCAGGAAAATCACGATGGCGAACGCCACCACCGTGACGATGGCCGGGTAGGTGAAGGCCAGCTTGATCTTGGAGGTCAGGGCGTTGCGGCTCTCGATGTAGTCGGCCAGGCGCGACAGCACCAGCCCGAGGTTGCCCGAATGCTCGCCGGCCGAGACCAGCGCGCGGTAGATGTCGGGAAAGTCGCGCGGATGCTGCGCCAGCGCCACCGACAGCGAACTGCCGCCCACCACCTCGGCGCGGATCGCGGCCAGCAACTCGTGCACATAGGCGCGTTCGGCCTGGTCGGCCAGCGCGGCCAGTGCCTCATCCAGTGGCAGGCCGGCGACCAGCAGGCTGGCGAGCTGGCGCGTCACCAGCGCGTTCTCCTGCGGCGAGAGCCGCTTGGCGAAACTGGAGCCGCTGCGCTTGGCGGCCTGCGCGCCGAGCGCGTCGACCACCAGCGGCGTCAGCCCGCGGGCGCGCAGCACGGTGCGCGCCTGGCGGGCACTGTCGGCTTCGATGACGCCCTTGTCGGTGCGGCCGGAGGCGTCGGCGGCTTCATAGCGGAAGGCTGGCATGGCGGTTCGTGATTCGTCAGGGCGTCTTGGCGGTGGGGCAATCGGCGGACAGGTCGGGGACGACGACCCAGCGGTGCTTGCCGATCATCACATCCTTCCACAGCGGGGCCACGGTGATTGCGGTGGCAGCGTCTGTGCCGGTATCGGCGCTGTCGTGGTGGCAGCGGTGTTCGGTCGCCTCCAGGTAGCCGATCGCTTTCCAGCCCGCCGCCGTGCGGCTGTAGAGTTCCGGCCGGTATTGCGGCACCGCCGGCAGGATCTCGATCTGCCCGTCGCCGTTCAGGTCGAGCATGATCAGGCCGCAGGCGCCCGAACCGCCCACCTCGCAAGTGAGCGATTTGAAGGCGCCCTGGTGCGCGCGGGCAAAGTCGATGAAGTCCGCGGGCAGCGTGGCGCCGGTCGGGTAGATCTTGGTGCCGGCCAACAACGTGTCGAAGTCGATGGCCAGGTCGTTGCCCCAGCGCCGCTGCTTGGCGAGCGCCGCCGTGGCGCGCCGGCCGATCTCCACATGGTTGGCGAGCGCGGTGTCGGCGACCAGCCTGGCCAGCGCATCGCGGCCGGGCCGGCCCATGTCGAAACGCAAGGCGTCATAGTCGAACTTGTCGGCGGCCACCTTGCCGGTGGCCAGGCGCGCCACCTGGCTGTTGGCGGCCAGGCGGTGCTGCTCCAGCAGCGGTCCGGTCAGCAGGGCGATGGCAACGATCAGCCCGAGCGCGACCGCCACGTTGATGCGGCCGATGCCGCCCAGCCACGCGCCGCGCCGCAGGGCCGCCGCCGCATAGCCGAGCGCGTACACGCAGCCGGCCGCGGCCACGAGCATGCCCCAGATGCGTTCGACCGTCAGGCCGTGCTGGCGGATGCGCAACCCCAGGGCCGCGAGCACCAGCCCGCCCAGCACCGGCAGCGCCAGCATGCCCGCCCGCAACGTTGCCGCCAGCCAGCGCGGATAGCCCGGCGGCTCGGTGCCGTCGCCGTACGCCGCATTGATGAAGAGCACGGACACGGCAAGCAGCCACAGCAGCAGCGTCGCTGCGTAGCGCGTCGCCCACAGCGCCTCGAGGCCGGTGAACGGCAGCGCCAGCACAAAACCGGCTGCAATCAGCAGGGTCAGCGGTAGCAGCCACTTGCAGGCCGACAGCGCATGCCGCTGGATCGACTCGACCATCACCGCATGGCGTCGGCACAGTTGAACGGCGTAGGCGAAGCACAGCGTGGTGGCCGGCCAGGCAAAGGCGGCTTTTTGAATGATCTCGCGGAAGAGGTGCAGGCCGATCACGTGGAACAACTGCGCCCCCAGGAACAGCACTGACCAGAACACGCCGGTGAAGATGGCCGCGTCGATGACCAGAATGGCATCGCGCCAACTGGCCTGGAACAGCGCGGGGTAATCGGTCAGCGCACGGCCGTCGGCGCGCAATTGGATGAGCGGCAGCGCGAGTCCCCACAGCACGGCCGACACCAGAAGCCCCCGGCCCGGATCGAGCAGGTCTTTGGCCGTTG
The sequence above is drawn from the Ralstonia solanacearum K60 genome and encodes:
- the gspF gene encoding type II secretion system inner membrane protein GspF, producing the protein MPAFRYEAADASGRTDKGVIEADSARQARTVLRARGLTPLVVDALGAQAAKRSGSSFAKRLSPQENALVTRQLASLLVAGLPLDEALAALADQAERAYVHELLAAIRAEVVGGSSLSVALAQHPRDFPDIYRALVSAGEHSGNLGLVLSRLADYIESRNALTSKIKLAFTYPAIVTVVAFAIVIFLLSYVVPQVVSVFANTKQKLPTLTIIMLWLSDFVRNWGWLAAIVLVALGLLVRKLLQQPALQLSWHRWQLTAPLFGKLIRGYNTARFASTLAILSSAGVPILRGLQAAGETLNNVALKANVEDAATRVREGTSLARALAAQNQFPPVLVHLIRSGEATGNLPAMLERAAQGEAQELERRTLFLTGLLEPALILTMGVVVLLIVLAVLMPIIEINQLVH
- a CDS encoding DUF4153 domain-containing protein, yielding MPSLRLMLIALAQGAGLYLCGRLAGTSLPDAQRALLAAAHTVLVFGPTAYYLCERPAAPRRLLGLLALAALLIGALAGYSHWMGGTTAKDLLDPGRGLLVSAVLWGLALPLIQLRADGRALTDYPALFQASWRDAILVIDAAIFTGVFWSVLFLGAQLFHVIGLHLFREIIQKAAFAWPATTLCFAYAVQLCRRHAVMVESIQRHALSACKWLLPLTLLIAAGFVLALPFTGLEALWATRYAATLLLWLLAVSVLFINAAYGDGTEPPGYPRWLAATLRAGMLALPVLGGLVLAALGLRIRQHGLTVERIWGMLVAAAGCVYALGYAAAALRRGAWLGGIGRINVAVALGLIVAIALLTGPLLEQHRLAANSQVARLATGKVAADKFDYDALRFDMGRPGRDALARLVADTALANHVEIGRRATAALAKQRRWGNDLAIDFDTLLAGTKIYPTGATLPADFIDFARAHQGAFKSLTCEVGGSGACGLIMLDLNGDGQIEILPAVPQYRPELYSRTAAGWKAIGYLEATEHRCHHDSADTGTDAATAITVAPLWKDVMIGKHRWVVVPDLSADCPTAKTP